A region of uncultured Anaeromusa sp. DNA encodes the following proteins:
- the ilvC gene encoding ketol-acid reductoisomerase codes for MEHMLYDKDANWKLIENKTVAIVGYGSQGHAHALNLHESGVKVIVALPVQSASRERAKQAGLEVTTPAEAVQRADVVMILVPDEKQARLYAEEIAPSLRAGQALAFAHGFNVHFHQIVPPADVDVFMVAPKGPGHLVRRVFTEGGGVPCLAAVYQDVSGQAEGLALAYAKGIGGTRAGVMFTSFKDETETDLFGEQAVLCGGCTELIKAGFDTLVEAGYKPELAYFECLHEMKLIVDLMYEGGMAAMRYSISDTAEYGDYSRGRRIITEETRKEMKKVLAEIQEGAFAREWILENQANRPGFLARRQQEAQHPIEEVGKQLRGQMSWLKKR; via the coding sequence ATGGAACATATGCTTTATGACAAGGATGCTAACTGGAAGTTGATAGAAAATAAAACGGTGGCTATCGTTGGTTACGGAAGCCAAGGACATGCGCATGCACTGAATTTGCACGAAAGTGGTGTAAAGGTAATCGTAGCTTTGCCGGTACAAAGCGCTTCGCGGGAGCGAGCAAAGCAAGCCGGTTTGGAAGTGACTACTCCTGCTGAAGCGGTACAACGAGCTGATGTTGTTATGATTTTGGTTCCTGATGAAAAGCAAGCGCGCCTTTATGCTGAAGAAATTGCACCAAGTCTGAGGGCCGGGCAGGCCTTGGCATTTGCACATGGTTTCAACGTGCATTTTCACCAAATTGTTCCTCCGGCTGACGTAGACGTATTCATGGTGGCGCCGAAAGGACCAGGACATCTGGTGCGGCGCGTATTTACGGAGGGCGGCGGCGTTCCCTGTTTGGCGGCGGTATATCAGGATGTATCAGGCCAGGCGGAAGGCTTGGCGTTAGCTTATGCCAAGGGAATCGGGGGCACACGGGCTGGAGTCATGTTTACTTCCTTCAAAGATGAGACAGAAACCGACCTTTTTGGTGAGCAAGCAGTGTTATGCGGTGGCTGTACAGAGCTTATCAAAGCAGGTTTTGATACGCTGGTGGAGGCTGGATATAAACCGGAACTGGCATACTTTGAGTGTCTCCATGAAATGAAGCTGATTGTGGATTTAATGTACGAAGGCGGCATGGCAGCCATGCGTTATTCCATCAGTGATACAGCGGAATATGGCGATTATAGCCGGGGACGCCGCATTATTACAGAAGAAACTCGTAAAGAAATGAAAAAAGTTCTGGCTGAAATTCAAGAAGGCGCCTTTGCCAGAGAATGGATTTTAGAAAATCAGGCCAATCGCCCGGGCTTTTTAGCAAGACGTCAGCAAGAGGCGCAACATCCAATTGAAGAAGTGGGCAAACAGTTGCGCGGGCAGATGTCCTGGTTGAAAAAACGTTGA
- a CDS encoding acetolactate synthase small subunit codes for MHYVLAVRVYNHPGVLLRLVNLLYRRDVDLRSMTADLAPDSPTGHVSLGVDVEEAQAAQVCKYLERLEDVICVEVLQQDKNLCRELAILKVPKQATTARWLQRGQVRLLAETQDACWVMEVTGSVEEVTGWILEAESWGLRESRRTGPASWSQETGA; via the coding sequence ATGCATTATGTGCTGGCGGTTCGCGTATACAATCATCCAGGTGTGCTACTGCGCTTGGTAAATTTGTTGTACCGACGTGATGTGGATCTGCGTAGCATGACAGCAGACTTAGCACCTGACAGCCCTACAGGACATGTTTCTCTTGGTGTGGATGTGGAGGAAGCGCAGGCGGCACAGGTATGCAAGTATCTAGAACGATTAGAAGATGTTATTTGTGTGGAAGTGCTGCAGCAAGACAAAAACTTGTGTCGTGAGTTGGCCATCTTAAAAGTTCCTAAACAGGCAACTACGGCTCGATGGCTACAACGAGGCCAAGTCCGGTTATTGGCGGAAACACAGGATGCTTGTTGGGTCATGGAAGTGACAGGTTCAGTGGAAGAGGTAACTGGTTGGATTTTAGAAGCGGAGTCCTGGGGCTTGCGAGAAAGCCGGAGAACCGGACCTGCGAGTTGGAGCCAGGAAACTGGCGCCTGA